The Chanodichthys erythropterus isolate Z2021 chromosome 14, ASM2448905v1, whole genome shotgun sequence genome window below encodes:
- the fkbp7 gene encoding peptidyl-prolyl cis-trans isomerase FKBP7, with translation MCKMSQRSTFYFCLILSLQTFNLFIVLIRANESKHDVKIEVTFLPENCSQKSKRGDMLNAHYDGYLAKDGSQFYCSRSTSTGHPHWFVLGVGEVIKGLDIGLNDMCPGEKRKVTIPPSLAYGEKGKGPVPPNATVIFEVELLFITRGPRSIEAFKEIDVDDDKALTKEEIKEYLKMEAKKLNSQKDESYFDDVVADVFQKNDHNADGTLSLNEYNVYGHDEL, from the exons ATGTGCAAGATGTCCCAGCGGTCTACGTTTTacttttgtttgattttgtctCTGCAAACGTTCAATCTCTTCATCGTATTAATTCGTGCAAATGAATCAAAACACGATGTTAAAATTGAGGTTACGTTTCTGCCTGAAAACTGCAGCCAGAAATCCAAGAGAGGAGACATGTTGAATGCGCATTATGATGGATACCTAGCTAAAGACGGATCTCAGTTCTATTGCAG TCGTTCGACAAGCACGGGTCACCCACACTGGTTTGTGTTAGGCGTTGGAGAAGTTATTAAGGGTCTCGATATAGGCCTGAACGACATGTGTCCCGGTGAGAAGAGAAAAGTTACAATTCCTCCTTCCCTGGCGTATGGCGAGAAAGGAAAAG GTCCTGTACCACCAAATGCAACAGTGATCTTTGAGGTGGAGCTTTTGTTCATAACCAGAGGACCACGCAGCATAGAAGCCTTCAAAGAAATTGATGTTGATGACGACAAGGCCCTGACAAAAGAAGAG ATTAAAGAATACTTGAAAATGGAAGCCAAGAAGTTAAATTCACAGAAAGATGAATCCTATTTTGATGATGTTGTGGCAGACGTGTTCCAAAAGAATGATCACAACGCTGATGGGACCTTATCACTCAATGAGTACAATGTTTATGGGCATGATGAACTGTGA